The following is a genomic window from Micropterus dolomieu isolate WLL.071019.BEF.003 ecotype Adirondacks linkage group LG04, ASM2129224v1, whole genome shotgun sequence.
CATAGTTGAAATAATaagaaattatttcattttggcTAGTGCTTAGATTGAAATTTGGACAATAAGTCTGCATTATTATCTtgaatataatgtgttaatatgaTATTTCTCTTTCACTTCACCTCACTTTAAATTCTGTTGCCTTTGACTGCTCATCAGTTTTTGGTATTCAAATAAATCTATGTTCTTGTGCACACATGTTGCAcgtttaaaacatgttttgaacATTCATGAGTCCATGAGTTTAGTGGGATGCTTAGAATGTTATTAGTAcagactagggctgaacaattttggaaaataatctaattgcgattttttttttaccaatattgcgattgcgatttaatatgcaaataatttttaagctctttaccttctgtattattcaaaacagacaagcagtaagtcagtgtacagtatgaccaacacaatattagagaGATAGAACAAACagtgttctttcttgtgggtcaggccgGTGTTATGATTAATtaggtagaattattattatgagcaatggtggagaacatatatcaaattataataatatgagaaagttaatttgagtcaagtcatggcattaaataatatgatataatattatCAGGTCAGCCCACCTatagaccacaagaaaaactaagttcgccacagtgtgttttacagtaagcgctcaatattaaacccacagttcaaccaccaattaatgagtccttatctcagttcaaatgcTGATAAGCGGCGCACTGGCAGTAACCCAACTGTGAATCACCTACCTCCCATTATGGCTCACATGTGTGCAGCTCATAGCCCCAAATTTTAAACTATTCCTAATTTAAACAAGTTTTCTTAATCCCCTtctatttttgtctttcttttcagGAGAGAGCTGAAGACCACTTGAAGCCACGGAAACACAGCATCCAAGCCCAACATGTTGGGCCTGACATCCCAAAGGCCCCATTGGTGGCAAAAGAGCCTCATGTGGTGTTCATCAAGGACCCCTTAGAAACTCTGGGAGACCTCCACACCCGCAAACACCAACTTCATGATGACAAAACACCTTACTTTGTCCGAACCAAAGCTGGAGCCCTTTGCTTCAGGCAGGGGACAGAAATGGCTACCCCAAAGGAGTACTCTGGGAAATCAGGGGGGTCTGTGGCCAATGGGGCTGAGGAAGCTGCTCGAGTTGGGCCTGCTGCGCAACGCAAACCTCTGGAGGTCCAGCAGCAGCCCTCTGTAGCTCCAAAAGCCAAGGCCAGGGCCAGAGGCAATGGGAAGCGGTTGGTCAAATGTGTGTGTCGGCCGGGTTGGCACGGACCTTACTGTGGGGTTCCCACCATGGTGTATCACTCCAATCTGCCCACTAAGGAGCGGCTGACACCCAGAGGAACCCCGCGGAGGGTTATCAATGCCATCAACGTTAACCACGAGTTTGACCTGCTCCATGTACGCTTTCATGAGCTCGCCCAAGCCGTTGATCTGTTCCTTGTTTGTGAATCCAACTTTACTGCCTACGGAGAGAAACGGCCTCTCAGGTAAgacaccgtgtgtgtgtgtgtgtgtgtgtgtgtgtgtgtgtgtgtgtgtgtcggggggggggggggggggagtNNNNNNNNNNNNNNNNNNNNtggggggggggggggggggggggggggggggggggtggtcaATTAAAGTCAATATGTATTTAAGTAATGGAGCTGCTTTGTGGCCATCAGCAATGACTCTTTGTGCCTGACAGCATAGCATTGTAAAATAACATGCATGGTCAGCAAACCTTAAGCTGGTTTTAAGAGGTAAAGAGACACGATGGTGGGTTTTGTTGCAAAACACAGTCATAAGAGtagtgcatatatatataaaccctAGTAATATCATCAAGTCTCAATATAAATGAATTTAGTTGAGGTCATTGGGGAAGCCCCATTTATGGTCTTTTTTCATATTCATCAGTATCGAGAGGTCAGTATCGTATTCAAGACAGGCAGCCATTGTTCAAAAGTTGCCAGTGTGTTGAGTAGTTACTGTTTACAGCTTACAGTCTTTATGCTTCTTGAGTATTAGTGTGCTGAATAACAATTACAGTCAAATTCCTTTGGCAACAACATGAAATGCCTCGGGAGCAATTTTACAGCAGATTATGACAAGAGCGACATGATTGACTCTCTATGTAGCCTTGGAGAAAGAGATTGGTGTGTTCAATGATAGGATGTGACACTGCATGAAAGCAGCTACATTCAGTGAACACTCTCTTTTGCTGTGCATATCAACAGGTTAATTGAGTTGTTCTTCCAGTCAGTTTGGTGTATGGACAGTGGGTTTTCTGTAGTGAAAGGCATAATTTGTCAAAAAAGGactttgttgttattatttctgCTGCAACTTTTTACCAATCTTAATGTCATCTACAAAATGTTTATGTGTTATTCTTACTGTTACACTGGTTTTCATTCTGTTCTGTACAGTAGGAAATCAATAAGCAGGGCTTTGATACTTGCTTGAGTTGTTGAATTCATCAAGTCTCTGTAAACGTATGATAAAGTCACATTATGGgttaccctgtggagttttcttctAAAGGAATACAGTTACATTCTTACACCAAAATGCATTTATGGATTCTTGATGTCCAACAAATGTCAAACAGAATGTTCAAAgcagtttttttaatgtttgtgcaCATGCTATTAAAGCATGAGACACAAACGAAATTTGTAAATATAGCTGATTTAAAAATCCTGGACTCTGGACATTTTTAAGGAACAACAATCTAACCTtgaaaaaaaagtcttaatGTACACTGTGATGAGATTCAACTCCAGCAAGTTTTAAGAGCTTACTAACAAATTAGCATaccaaatgaaaaaagaaaggaaatctATGGCTTACTGGaatgtaaaatacatttgaagatctaaaaacaataacattggAAAATAGTTAGCTGTGAGGTGATATGTTTCAATATAACAATGCACAAATGCACAACTGTAAGTTTCTTTGGATAAAACAATCCACTAAATGACATTTGTAATGCCTGCAATTTCCCCAGTTTCCTGCGGCTCCTCCTCAATGGCACGTATGACTACATACGTCACAAGATCCTGTACGTGTTCCTTGACCACTTCCCAGAGGGTGGTCGACAGGACGGCTGGATTGCTGATGACTACTTGCGTACCTTTCTGACACACAATGGCATGTCCAGGGTGTTGGGCGCAAGATCGGACGACGTATTTGTCATCAATGACGCAGATGAAATCCCTTCACATGAGGGCCTCCTTTTCCTCAAGCTGTTTGATGGCTGGACAGAACCTTTTGCCATCCACATGCGCAAGGTAGTAGGGATATGTCAGCTTGTGTGTGGTCAGTCAAATGTTTGAACAAATCATTCATATTTCATGCTATCTGTTTATAACCCTGGTTATTTCTCTTCTCTCCCAAAATCCAGTCACTGTATGGATTTTTCTGGAAGCAGTTTGGTTCTCTAGAGGTAGTATCAGGCTGCACGGTGGGGATGCTTCGCGATGTCTACGATGGCGACGGTATCAAGCTCCGCCGTCGCGAATACTACACCATGCCGGGTTTCCGTAAGTACGAGAATGACACCGGCCACATCCTGGTGCAATGGTCAGTGGGCAGCCCCTTCCACTTTGCTGGATGGCACTGCTCCTGGTGCTTCACGCCTGAGGGGATCTACTTCAAGCTGGTGTCAGCGCAGAACGGAGACTTTCCACGGTGGGGTGACTACGAGGACAAGCGTGACCTCAACTACATCCGCGATCTGATCCGGACAGGGGGTTGGTTCGATGGCTCCCTGCAGGAATATCCTCCTGTGGACCCCAAAGAGCACATGTACGCCCCCAAGTACATGCTGGAGCACTATGACAGGTACCGCTACCTCCTGGAGAACCCTTACAACAAAGTGTCCAGACTGAGTGAGCGCTAGTAGTTCAGCTAGAGAAAGCTATGTGAAATAACTAGCAAAGCCAGAGTGAGGCCTCAGGGGGGCGGAACAGTACtgatgaactacatctctcatTGGAGTGATACTACGAGTATCTCCACCAGGCAGCACTGATGTTGCAAGGATTTAATCTCTTaaaaatcattattaaaaaAGGGTCAAAAAGGGAACACTTAGTCACATCCACCATGGATTTACAGAGAGATTATTAAGAGGATACAACCACTGGataaacaaaatcaaagaaCTCCTCATTTCTCCCTTTTTGGGGGAGGAGCCAAGCTATCTCTCTTTTTGTCATCCTGCTCCTGTCCTCCCTTACTTCACCCGAGCCAATATGACATACCTGCTGTCTGAGAGAAAGACACTGCTTCGAGGTAATGGAAGGGTATTTTTGGAGCCATTTGAAACCTGTGGAGACAAGAAACTTGGAAGTAAAggattgggttttttttttgtttgtttctgtctgtgttcattAAAGTTTACGGACTGGCTGATGTTCCCGCTTCACTCTCCACCTTCAGATGTCTTCCTGTCATATTTGGTGACCTCCTTCCAGAAACAGACATACATTCAGATATTATATTATTCTTGGGTCTCAGTAGCAATTTATAAGTCCTTTTAAACCCCGCTGGAGTACCCACTGCCAAATGAAAAGGAATGACTTGATGGAGGTGTTTCAACTAATTCATATACTCGCACTCATTCAAATGCACCTTagacctgtgtctgtgtgtttgtaaaaaaaaaaaagtgtgtgtggtcTGTCTTTGTATCATATTGTGAGGTTTTGGGCTGTGAAGGGGATACAAGATCAGcgagaggaaaaagaaattgaGAAAGAATCATCGGGGGGGACGGGGCAGAAAGACCAGGAGATGGGAAAACAGCACAGGCGAGACAGCAGGcaaggaaagaaaggagaataatgagggaggaagagagcgGTGATGAAAAGgaatgaaagaaaaggaggCTCTCTCGACGTTCTCTTTCCCACAGCGTCTACTGATGTATGAGTGTGCAGAATGTGTGTCCCTC
Proteins encoded in this region:
- the mgat3b gene encoding beta-1,4-mannosyl-glycoprotein 4-beta-N-acetylglucosaminyltransferase isoform X2, whose protein sequence is MKMRRHRVFLLCTVGLCVISFLHYYKALHYVSLLRELSAPYPNIKSFIMVTGFFWREKGVATTPLSPASPEEAPPLPVLHQLDTKARAVAGGGVGLGIGGVMVGIVGSEGREMREEPAPPHPWEKPEENQRGDTPNEERAEDHLKPRKHSIQAQHVGPDIPKAPLVAKEPHVVFIKDPLETLGDLHTRKHQLHDDKTPYFVRTKAGALCFRQGTEMATPKEYSGKSGGSVANGAEEAARVGPAAQRKPLEVQQQPSVAPKAKARARGNGKRLVKCVCRPGWHGPYCGVPTMVYHSNLPTKERLTPRGTPRRVINAINVNHEFDLLHVRFHELAQAVDLFLVCESNFTAYGEKRPLSFLRLLLNGTYDYIRHKILYVFLDHFPEGGRQDGWIADDYLRTFLTHNGMSRVLGARSDDVFVINDADEIPSHEGLLFLKLFDGWTEPFAIHMRKSLYGFFWKQFGSLEVVSGCTVGMLRDVYDGDGIKLRRREYYTMPGFRKYENDTGHILVQWSVGSPFHFAGWHCSWCFTPEGIYFKLVSAQNGDFPRWGDYEDKRDLNYIRDLIRTGGWFDGSLQEYPPVDPKEHMYAPKYMLEHYDRYRYLLENPYNKVSRLSER
- the mgat3b gene encoding beta-1,4-mannosyl-glycoprotein 4-beta-N-acetylglucosaminyltransferase isoform X1 gives rise to the protein MQTAFNLRGGSRLKGAAKTDERIPMKMRRHRVFLLCTVGLCVISFLHYYKALHYVSLLRELSAPYPNIKSFIMVTGFFWREKGVATTPLSPASPEEAPPLPVLHQLDTKARAVAGGGVGLGIGGVMVGIVGSEGREMREEPAPPHPWEKPEENQRGDTPNEERAEDHLKPRKHSIQAQHVGPDIPKAPLVAKEPHVVFIKDPLETLGDLHTRKHQLHDDKTPYFVRTKAGALCFRQGTEMATPKEYSGKSGGSVANGAEEAARVGPAAQRKPLEVQQQPSVAPKAKARARGNGKRLVKCVCRPGWHGPYCGVPTMVYHSNLPTKERLTPRGTPRRVINAINVNHEFDLLHVRFHELAQAVDLFLVCESNFTAYGEKRPLSFLRLLLNGTYDYIRHKILYVFLDHFPEGGRQDGWIADDYLRTFLTHNGMSRVLGARSDDVFVINDADEIPSHEGLLFLKLFDGWTEPFAIHMRKSLYGFFWKQFGSLEVVSGCTVGMLRDVYDGDGIKLRRREYYTMPGFRKYENDTGHILVQWSVGSPFHFAGWHCSWCFTPEGIYFKLVSAQNGDFPRWGDYEDKRDLNYIRDLIRTGGWFDGSLQEYPPVDPKEHMYAPKYMLEHYDRYRYLLENPYNKVSRLSER